The sequence CTTTTGAATTGAGGCCCAAAGTTCATATGTGAAAATACATGCACAAGTGCATGCCCCAAGTGTATTCCTACACTGGAATGATGTTAcaatataaaaattgttctagtaAAACTATATGTGAAACTCAAATGTAGTGTGTTAGTATAATCTCTATGGCCAAATCCTCCAAACCCAGAAGGGCAGTAGGAGGATCCAAGAGCAACAGtaccagaggtttcagagtagcagccgtgttagtctgtattcgcaaaaagaaaaggagtacttgtggcaccttagagactaacaaatttatgtttaTGAAAGGTAACTGTATGTGTTTTGGGTGTGCCACAGAATGCAGCTCTGCTACAATCTCTGCATCAGGTCTGCAGAGGGGAGATTTGGGAGCATGAAATGGAATTAAATCCGCTGACCAAAATCCACATGTGGAGCGGCTGTAGAAAAGCTCTGCCCTGTGCCTGCCAGCATAGGGGGAAGACACTTTCAGCCAAAATACCTAAAGTAGTACTTCTGTGCACTGTTTTGGGGGAGCAAGATTTAGGATTTCAGGAGTTAGGGTTGCaggattgatttaaaaaaaagcagatagATTAGAAGGGAGAAGATAGAGAGTGAGCAAGTTGAAAAAGGAGAGAACATAATGGAAGCCCTTGTAATGTTAGTAATTGGCACTGGTCTGCTGCAAATGGCAGAATGCAGAGGAGCACTTGAGGATCACAGTTAGTTGAGTAAGAGTTCATGGGTCTTGATAGGGTCATATGACTCATAGGCTGTAAGGCTCATTGGGAATATCCACACTTACCTGGAAGTGAGTGGAACAATAGTTTCAGTAAATGAGCTCTCATCCTGAGGGGTTGCATATCCACAGGAGGGAAGAAGGGATGAGGAAGCAATTTCTGCTATATACTGGGTACACCTTTGTAATGTTTCCCAGAAAATGTTacatgttatcttgatgtcattTGCTACTTTTCCTGTCAGAACTTCCCATCTTGCTGCAAGCTGTCCTCTTCCTGACAACAGGGGTGGGTAAGGAGGGGATTCAGGAGAGAGCGGGTGACTGAGTAAAGTCAGTTTTGGTCAAAGGGAAATTTACCTGAGAAGGACTGAGTAAATATTATGGAAGGATCTCAGGATATGTCCCATGCTGGCAGGAGTGATCTTGAAGCAACTTTAGCATAAAACTAATTTTCAACAGATGAGATACACCATGACTGATTGCTCAAAGTGCATAAAATTCAGCTGTGAGAGTTCTCTATCCATCAACTATCAGAGAGCCATGCTAGGATGAGTTATGGGTCACTTCTTGCTACTTGACTGAACCTAATCTGAGTCTGAGACCTTGGTGCTACATTGAATGACAATGATTGGATTTCACAGGGAGAGGAGTATTACCCTAGAAAAAGTGGCTCTGTCTTCCCTACAGTGGGACCATGGTGGCTCAGCAGGTTTAATGATTAGCTGAACATGGATTATTTGCTTGCAATTCATTGTGTGAAATTACAGTCTTTTGCTATGTAAGTAACATGTCTGTGTCCTTTGTTGTGGCCTGCCCTTTAAAATGTCATTCTTAGCAGTTAAAGGCATACCATTAAACATAAGCTTTctcattttctttgtctaaagaATAGTCTGTTTTCAAAGAaccttccttaaaaataaaagcctCTACTGGTGCTctgttttgatttcagttactTGGCTCTGACCTTTGCTAAAACATGTAAAATCACAAGGAGATCCGCATGAAAGAAATCATATGCTGTTGAAATACTTAAAGCCTGGGGAAACTCATTGAAGTGGAAACAGATTAGAACAAGAGAGGGGGACAGGCCAAGCCAAACTCtgttggcagagccaggattaaaaaGCAGACAGAAACAGGAAAGAAGTTACCACTGTTTAGTTCAGGGTAGGAGCAACTGTAGAACACATTGAGACAAAACAGAAGCTCAGCAAAGAGAAGTTCAGAGAGACAACAAAAAGGTACAAGGCAGGGACCGTGGGTTTCGCAGCTTATTGATCGCAGACTTTTCAATGGAGCAGACAGTAAGAGCTGGGAAATACTAAATACAGAACAAGAGAGGTAGATCAGATTAATTCAGAAAAGGTGAAGATAAATCAAAGACCATTAGAAATACTTGGATTGAAGATGCTAGTCCCTAACATTATTTAGTGACAGTGAAAGAATATCTGTCTGGAAGGAGTGCAATGAAAATTATGATTTCAGAAGCACCTTCAAGTCTGTGAGTGGAGGATCTGAGAGTGAGGGGATAGTGTGGAATTTTGGATCACCTtatctcctccctctctctcttctcttcagtGTAGCTTGCGCTTTACAAGACAGAGGAGAACAGagtgtgctggctgctggctTCTTCTTGCCACCTCTCCTGGATTATTATTATGCAGCACTCCATGCTGCTGTGCTTCTTCTTGCCACCACTCCTTATCCTGCTCAGCCAAGCTAAAGCTCAGTTCCCACGCCAATGTGCTACAGTTGATGCCTTGAGAAGTGGCGAGTGTTGTCCAGATTTGTCTCCAGAGTTCGGGCCCGGTACGGATCGCTGTGGTTCATCTTCAGGAAGGGGTCAGTGTGTACCAGTGATAGCAGACTCACGGCCCCATGGCCCACAGTACATGCACGATGGCCAAGATGACCGTGAGCAGTGGCCCTTACGCTTCTTCAATCAAACCTGCAGCTGCAATGGTAACTTCTCTGGTTATGACTGTGGGTCTTGCCGACCTGGCTGGAGTGGAGCTGCCTGTAACCAGCAGATCCGCACAGGTAAGAGCATCAAAAATAGAGAAAAGACTCTGCTGGTCACCAGTGCTAAGTGTAAAGTGTATTTGGCTTCCTATCGCCTTTAAATAGTAAACTATCCCTGACACCCTATTTAGAAATCTATATTGCAACAGGACTGTTAAACTGGGCTGTCAATTGAACCAATAATGccttggattttcagaagtgctgagcacccacaaatcccaaTGGAAgaagcaggtgctcagcacttctgagaatcaggccctaaatatatTGATAGTCAGTAACGGTCAGTTTGAAATGCATAGGTGAGTAAGAATGGAGAGAGAATTTAGtaatattttctcttatttaacTTTCTGAACTATGTAAATACTTTTAGGGTTTAAAAATTATTagtcatgggatttttttaatgtttaaattgttGGATTCTGTAAAAATATCTATGTGTAAGGAACCATAAACAAGAGTTTCTACCTAGACACCATGAAGGATTCTATCGAGAGTGGGTGAGATGTGATAGACCTGTAATATAAGTGAGCAGTGGCTATTGCAAAAAAATCCACTCTGTCCTTATTTTCATCATAAAAGTAACGTTAAGTGCTCTGTACACTCCAAAACAAAGGTTAAAATAaggattataaattaaaaatctttACAGTTGAATTCCTGAAAGCAAGCTTAACTAAAGGACAAGAGACCCAAAAATCTTATTCAAACTCTATGCCTGAACAGGCAATGTGAAAGCAAAAGTTAATGCTCATTAATCAGGACttgctgaagacaatggagttacatcaacTTATGCCAGCTGATCTGGCTTTAGGCCTGGACCAAGTACTGAAAGTGACAAGTAACAGAAAAAGAAACTTTTAACAGACCCGCACAGACCTAATGAAATAAACACGAGCTTATAGAATTGTAAAATTAACTGCTGTATGATCAGTTTTAAAACAGTTATTGGTTATAGTTTGAATATCCATAATCGATACcacaaataattttaaactatGGGTTGATACAATAATATATTTTgaattatatatttttgttgaCTCCAAAATATCTACTATAATTTGTTGGATCGAACATTTTGAAGTACAAATAATGTAATGCATGTAACTAAATACAGTACCACATCTAAACATTTCTAAAGAGTATATTTCTCTGTGTTAGTGTGTATGTgtggtattttatatatatatatatatatatagatgtgtgtgtaagtgtttaGGGTTTCAGTTAAACTCACAAGAATCAAAAGCATATTTTTCGTATATGAAGTTACTGGGAGAAGTCCACTGAAGACTaagataaaactcccattgacttcagtagggacaGGATTTCATCCACTGTGTCCACAACTGACTTTGTATAGAAATGTAGTTGTTTTAGAATTCAGGATAGTTGTGATAACTAAAATGGGTGGCTGCTTGCTGGAAAATAGAGGAACTTTTATCTGTGACTCAAGAGGTAACTTGAACTCTGTCCACTAGTAGATGGTGAAATTCTTCTCAGCAGAGATATAATCCAGGCTTTTGCTTCTCAAGCTCCCGTGTTCTGAAGCAAAGATTCAATCCAAATGatgggcttttaaaaatgttataataCAACATGAGGAGGCAAAACTTTATAATGTAAAGAATGGTACATAGAACTCTCTTATTTATGTTAAAGTGATACCATGAAAAAATATGTGTACTGGATTTACCTTTGAAGTGTGTTTGACAAAGAACTGCTATCAACTGTAAAAACaaattataataataacaattaataataattaataagtaagTATGTGATAACTCTTCCAAAGCACTAACTCAATCCTTTTTCCACCATGTCCATTCATCCTAGTCATGGGTCAGATTCTCCtgcccttactcatgttgagtagcaccttaccTCCAAAGTGGCCCCAATGAAAGCAACTGGGCTGCTTGAGGAAAAAGGAGGTACTTATAATGAGTAAGGCTAATAGACTCTGACCTTGTGAAATGAGATGTGGGTATTCACTACCTTTATAACGGACTTCTGTTTAATCCCTTAAAGTCAGGAGGAACCTTCTGGACCTGAGTGCGGAGGAAAGGAATAATTTTGTCAATGCCCTACACCAAGCCAAGACTACAGTACACCCTGATATTGTCATAGCCACCAGGAGACATGAGGAGATACTGGGACCTGATGGCAACACTCCACAATTTGAAAATGTGTCCATTTATAACTACTTTGTGTGGTCCCATTATTACTCTGTCAGAAAGACTTTCCTTGGTGCAGGGCAGCAAAGTTTTGGAGGAGTGGATTTCTCTCATGAAGGACCAGCATTTCTCACTTGGCATAGGTATCATCTACTGCAACTGGAGAGAGACATGCAGGTGAAGTTTGCACTAATATTGAAATTGTTTTTGTTCATGTTCCATGCTGCCCAGTTAAAGAGCAGACTGACTTCCCCCATATTCCAATGCAGAGAGATACACTGCAGATCTTTCTAGATGGTTTCCATTACTCAATTTCAATTCCAGTATTATCAGACATATTACATCATTTGAGGGTGTTTTTAGGTTGCTAGGAGCATATAAAAAGTAGAAACACTATTTCAACTATAGTAGTCTAAAAACTATAAAATTTCTCTCAAAGCTGCCTTTAAAAACAGCAGTATTCCCtatatatttccttttaatttctgtaattTATGCAATAAAGGCAATTGTTAATGATACTTCTAAATTGTGGGGGCTGATTCTTGACTCACACTAGTCGAAAGCAGTAATaattccatcaaaatcaatggatttgcagtgtgagatcagaatcaaatcCTAGCATGTGATTAGCTCAAACAGCTAGAGAAAAGAGCAAATCCGGAGATCCTATTACATAAATCAGTGGTTCTTCATCTTCCTCATTCTGTGGACCACTTCATAAGAGCAAGAAAGATCTGCTTATGGACAAACGCTCGTCCCAGTGACTCAATTCCCCAATGCTTAattctcaaaatgtttcaatatgaGGAAGAAAATCCATGGTTCACTGTTTGTCCATGGAACAGAATATGAGCACCATAGATATACAGAATCACATTAAGAATATAAGGAGTACGTAGATGTCTCACCCCCCAGTTCTTTTCAGGTTTTTAATTTATGGTTGCCTGTCTTATGAAAATTCCTGAGTGAAAAAATACACATGAAAAAACATGATTTCTTAAAAtctagggggagggggaaataatcaAATTGAGTTTTCTGTGAGCAGTTCACAGATAATTAAATGAACGTACATGACAGTATGTGCTTTATATTTTGTCTTCGATTTCTCGCAAAATATTTGGTTGATTAGCTGTAGGTAATTCTGTCTTGTGTAGTTAGTTGCAGATCTCTGAAGCCTTCACATAACGTTCTTGGGTTCATCAGAATGGAAGGTCAGGAGGAAATAGACTAAAAGCTTCAACATTCCTTGTGTACATTCCAATCCTCCAATCCTATGAGTTATGTATCAGTAAGAGGGATTTATAATACATGTGATAAACTAAATATCTTAAtttaaggagagagagaaatgttgtCAAAATAGACAGGTGTTCGAAGTAATTTAACTATCAATCCACAAACTAAGCATTAATGACTAATTTGGAGGTCATTACTAGTCAGGTAATGACTGTCTACTGGCAATTCCTACCTGAAGTGGAATAGAACATCTCATTAGTAAAGAccccctatttttaaaaaataaaggtaaaggggaagatagaataaattaaaataagttAAACCCCCAGAAAGGCTAAACCCACTTTGAAACCAGAAattcccctgaagtcaataagattCCTGCATATGGAATCCTTGAAAAATCCTAGCCCTTAATGGGTTAATAAACTAATCTAGTATAGGATAGTAAAGTATGTCATTAGTGAAGTTAATTTGATGGTCATTGTGTCCTAGTAAATTTCATAGTTGCCCATCTCTAATCAGAAATGGAACTGAATCCCAAACACTGAAAGAGCAAACCTCTTATCGTCTTTCCCACTACTCTGTAGTCCTGTAGTTCACTGAAGGCAATTTGCTTATATGTTTGCTTTGCTTGTCAAAAGCCAGTGCTATCAAGTTTGATTAGCCTTaagtatatttaatattaaaatagaattatttggaaaaaatagGACAGCAGTAATGTCTTATGGTTCTTAGTACAGATAATCTGGCTGCTTTCTAAAATACTTCAGGAAAACATCAAGCTATGGATCAAATTAGATAACAACATATGCAGTGCTATTAATGAGAAAATTCAGTGACTCAATGTTACAATTTGACTCTGAGTGCTGTCAAAGGCCCGATGTTCATAAACTGAGAAATTAAGGGAAATATTTGTCTTTATTCTCTTTCAGTTATGGTAATCCTAGGGGTTACCTGTAACAATAGCAGGTAAACATTTTTTGGATATGACTGTTGggggattgttgttttttttaagttgatcaAACATAGAACTTTGATTTTGCTAATGGGGACATGTAGGATGGGATTCCCCAAAGTACCTATATCAGTTTGGATCACAAGTCTCATTGAGAGTCAGTGGTGCCAGTGCTCTTAACTCATTTTGGAAAATCCCTCTCATTATGAATATTACATTGTTCCAGTGAAGGCACATATTAACATAGTGTTCTCTTGGTTAGGAGATGCTACAGGATCCCTCTTTTGCACTTCCCTATTGGAATTTTGCTACTGGTGGAAACACCTGCGATATTTGCACAGATGACTTGATGGGCGCTCGAAGCAATTTTGACATCTCTCTTATAAGTCAGAATTCCATCTTCTCCCAGTGGCGTGTGCTCTGTGAAAACCTAGTAGACTATGATACCTTGGGAACCATTTGTAACAGTAAGTTTGTCTGCTGACAGTTTTTTTTTGAGGAAACGGCCCTATAATAGTAAATAATCACAATCCTTTGCTTTTCAAATGCACTTTCCATCAGAGGATGACAGAgtgttttgcaaacattaatgaattaagtctcTCAACACCCCTCTGAAGTAGGAAAGggtttgtctcccagtttcacagaCGAgcaaactgaggtacagaggggTTAAGCAATTGCTCTGGAAGCTTGTTCAGACTAGGGGAAACAGAAGAATTCATTCTGAACCTAGTCCTCTTACTCCCTTTCTTATGTGTTAGCCACAAGTATATCCTTCCTGGAAGAACAATTAATACTGTTTTATACATTTTGTGACCTTTGGCGCCTGAATGTGGTAGTGTCCACCTAGTCATTCCTTAGCTTTGGATATCTTCCAACTCACTCGG is a genomic window of Dermochelys coriacea isolate rDerCor1 chromosome 5, rDerCor1.pri.v4, whole genome shotgun sequence containing:
- the TYRP1 gene encoding 5,6-dihydroxyindole-2-carboxylic acid oxidase, whose product is MQHSMLLCFFLPPLLILLSQAKAQFPRQCATVDALRSGECCPDLSPEFGPGTDRCGSSSGRGQCVPVIADSRPHGPQYMHDGQDDREQWPLRFFNQTCSCNGNFSGYDCGSCRPGWSGAACNQQIRTVRRNLLDLSAEERNNFVNALHQAKTTVHPDIVIATRRHEEILGPDGNTPQFENVSIYNYFVWSHYYSVRKTFLGAGQQSFGGVDFSHEGPAFLTWHRYHLLQLERDMQEMLQDPSFALPYWNFATGGNTCDICTDDLMGARSNFDISLISQNSIFSQWRVLCENLVDYDTLGTICNSTEGGPIRRNPAGNVARPMVQRLPEPQDVALCLEVDLFDTPPFYSNSTDSFRNTVEGYSDPSGKYDPAVRSLHNLAHLFLNGTGGQTHLSPNDPIFVFLHTFTDAVFDEWLRRHNPDISIYPLENAPIGHNRQYNMVPFWPPVTNNEMFVPAPENLGYSYDVQWPSRALQVTEIITIAIVTALILVAIIFAGATCIVHARKNKDELHQPLLTDQYERYSDDYDSIPTSGQSVV